One genomic window of Cupriavidus malaysiensis includes the following:
- a CDS encoding fumarylacetoacetate hydrolase family protein produces the protein MTEFVFAPPAPVGVPVRGSSASFPVRRVYCVGRNYAAHAREMGSDPDREPPFFFCKPSDAVSYVPDGVQGEFPYPPGTSNCHFEIELVVAIGKGGKDIAVEDAAAHVFGYAVGLDMTRRDLQNESKKTGRPWETGKAFDRSAPIGPIVPVSAIGHPHKGAVTLSVDGAEKQRGDLSDLIWSVPEMVAYLSRLFELQPGDLIFSGTPEGVGAVVKGDVMQGHVEGVGDLVVKVV, from the coding sequence ATGACCGAATTCGTATTCGCCCCGCCGGCCCCGGTGGGTGTGCCCGTGCGCGGAAGCAGCGCCAGCTTTCCCGTGCGCCGCGTGTACTGCGTGGGCCGCAACTATGCTGCGCACGCGCGCGAAATGGGCTCGGATCCCGACCGCGAGCCGCCGTTCTTTTTCTGCAAGCCGTCGGATGCGGTCAGCTATGTGCCGGATGGTGTGCAGGGTGAGTTTCCCTATCCGCCGGGCACCTCCAACTGCCACTTCGAGATCGAGCTGGTAGTGGCGATCGGCAAGGGCGGCAAGGACATCGCGGTGGAGGATGCCGCGGCCCATGTGTTCGGCTATGCCGTCGGCCTGGACATGACCCGGCGCGACCTGCAGAACGAATCGAAGAAGACCGGCCGCCCCTGGGAGACCGGCAAGGCATTCGACCGCTCGGCCCCGATCGGCCCGATCGTGCCGGTATCGGCGATCGGCCATCCGCACAAGGGGGCCGTGACGCTGAGCGTGGACGGCGCCGAGAAGCAGCGCGGCGACCTCTCCGACCTGATCTGGTCGGTGCCCGAGATGGTGGCCTACCTGTCGCGCCTGTTCGAGCTGCAGCCGGGCGACCTGATCTTCAGCGGCACGCCGGAGGGCGTCGGCGCGGTGGTGAAGGGCGACGTCATGCAGGGCCACGTGGAAGGCGTGGGCGACCTCGTCGTCAAGGTGGTCTGA